A genome region from Chengkuizengella sp. SCS-71B includes the following:
- a CDS encoding DUF1573 domain-containing protein encodes MQLKQFQNQVSDLLLRHRSLMDVLSKFDQSNSSIHRAVVKAVTECGCIEIQAQKQTYSTEMTLEQAKELLENHLQGQMCDQCKEAVVSELGKNLFYMSSLCNLLDIDLEDTVSKESKKCATLGFFNLS; translated from the coding sequence ATGCAATTAAAACAATTTCAAAATCAAGTATCAGATCTACTTCTCCGTCACCGAAGTCTTATGGATGTATTATCAAAGTTTGATCAATCTAATTCATCCATACATCGCGCCGTTGTAAAAGCAGTTACAGAATGCGGTTGTATTGAAATTCAGGCACAAAAACAAACCTACTCTACAGAAATGACATTAGAACAGGCAAAGGAATTGCTTGAAAACCATCTACAGGGGCAAATGTGTGATCAATGTAAGGAAGCTGTGGTTTCAGAGCTTGGAAAGAATTTATTTTACATGTCTTCACTTTGTAATCTGTTAGATATTGATCTTGAAGATACGGTAAGTAAAGAATCTAAAAAATGTGCGACACTTGGTTTTTTTAATTTATCTTAA
- a CDS encoding PIN/TRAM domain-containing protein, translating to MLKRLIQIGFVIIGGVIGYRFNRFFESLIGLETQQNSQYIIMGAGMLLFFLISLIAIFFYNNVIEKMEEKLARLPLSHLLSGIVGLIFGLLVSVMLYPAISTINGMGNFVPIIFSVILGYMGFRVGFSKKEEISSIISRKDQSKENRENEGFAGDHKILDTSVIIDGRIADICKTGFVEGTLVIPEFVLEELQHIADSSDLLKRNRGRRGLDILNKIQKELDVKVLIYEGDFEEISEVDSKLVKLAKVLMGKVVTNDYNLNKVCELQGVSVLNINDLANAVKPVVLPGEEMLVQVIKDGKENGQGVAYLDDGTMIVVEGGSDFIGTNIEVLVTSVLQTSAGRMIFAKPKLLEKAL from the coding sequence ATGTTAAAAAGGTTGATACAAATAGGGTTCGTTATCATTGGAGGTGTAATAGGATATAGGTTTAATCGTTTTTTTGAATCCTTGATTGGCTTAGAAACACAACAAAATAGTCAATATATTATTATGGGAGCAGGTATGTTGTTGTTTTTCCTAATCTCTTTAATCGCAATCTTTTTTTATAATAATGTGATTGAAAAGATGGAGGAGAAGTTAGCTAGACTTCCATTATCACACTTGTTATCAGGTATTGTAGGACTTATTTTCGGTTTACTTGTCTCCGTTATGTTGTATCCAGCTATTTCAACAATTAATGGGATGGGTAATTTTGTTCCGATTATTTTCTCTGTCATTTTAGGATATATGGGATTTAGAGTTGGGTTCAGTAAAAAAGAGGAAATCAGTTCCATCATATCGAGAAAAGATCAATCTAAGGAAAATAGGGAGAATGAAGGATTTGCTGGGGATCATAAAATATTAGATACAAGTGTTATTATAGATGGCAGAATAGCAGATATATGTAAAACAGGTTTTGTGGAAGGAACATTAGTGATCCCTGAATTTGTACTGGAAGAATTACAACATATTGCTGATTCTTCAGATTTGTTAAAAAGAAATCGTGGACGTAGAGGGTTGGATATTTTAAATAAAATTCAAAAAGAATTAGACGTAAAAGTGTTGATTTATGAAGGAGATTTCGAGGAGATTTCAGAAGTAGATTCCAAGTTAGTGAAATTAGCAAAGGTACTAATGGGTAAAGTGGTAACAAATGATTATAATTTAAACAAAGTATGTGAGCTGCAAGGTGTTTCAGTTCTTAATATTAATGATCTTGCCAATGCTGTAAAACCTGTTGTACTGCCAGGTGAAGAAATGTTGGTGCAAGTCATTAAAGATGGGAAAGAAAATGGACAAGGTGTAGCCTATCTTGACGATGGCACTATGATTGTGGTGGAAGGTGGAAGTGATTTTATTGGAACGAATATAGAGGTGCTGGTGACTAGTGTTTTACAAACCTCTGCTGGTCGTATGATATTTGCTAAACCAAAATTATTGGAAAAAGCGCTATAA
- the ispD gene encoding 2-C-methyl-D-erythritol 4-phosphate cytidylyltransferase, with protein MSNLGVVIVSAGKGTRMKTEQSKQYIELQNKPILVHTLEQFHHIKEIKHIHVVVGTEDVKQVESYKETYHLHKVTSVIPGGKERQDSVYKGLRSFDESIEWVMIHDGVRPFVTVNDIMSCWRKAEEKGAAVLAVPVKDTIKIVNENMDVLSTPDRKQLWSIQTPQVFRLKELLKAHEYAKEKKLLGTDDAMLMEMVGASIHVVPGDYQNIKITTPDDLEYAQFILAKKTTSNNIGGK; from the coding sequence ATGTCAAATTTGGGTGTAGTTATCGTTTCAGCAGGTAAGGGAACAAGAATGAAAACTGAACAAAGCAAGCAGTATATTGAGCTGCAAAACAAACCTATTCTTGTACATACTTTAGAACAATTTCATCATATAAAAGAAATAAAACATATTCATGTCGTTGTAGGAACAGAAGATGTAAAGCAGGTTGAATCATACAAAGAAACATATCATCTTCATAAAGTAACCAGTGTGATTCCAGGGGGAAAGGAACGTCAGGACTCAGTTTACAAAGGGCTTCGTTCATTTGATGAATCCATTGAATGGGTTATGATTCATGATGGTGTTCGTCCATTTGTAACAGTGAATGACATCATGTCTTGCTGGAGAAAAGCAGAGGAAAAAGGTGCTGCGGTTTTGGCTGTTCCTGTTAAAGATACTATTAAAATTGTGAACGAGAATATGGATGTATTGTCAACACCAGATCGCAAACAGTTATGGTCGATTCAAACCCCACAAGTTTTTCGTTTAAAAGAATTATTAAAGGCACATGAGTATGCAAAAGAAAAAAAGTTACTTGGAACTGACGATGCCATGTTAATGGAGATGGTAGGTGCTTCAATTCATGTAGTTCCAGGAGACTATCAAAATATAAAAATAACAACACCTGATGATTTGGAGTATGCTCAGTTTATATTGGCTAAAAAAACAACTTCGAACAACATAGGTGGGAAATAA
- the ispF gene encoding 2-C-methyl-D-erythritol 2,4-cyclodiphosphate synthase, whose product MIRIGQGFDVHQLVEGRACIIGGVEIPYEKGLLGHSDADVLLHAITDAILGAIGKGDIGTHFPDTSEEFKDADSKALLKEVWKMVKDEGFKLGNVDATIIAQKPKMAPYIPQMVSVISGLLEADPSQVNVKATTTEKLGFNGRGEGISALSVVCLTKDML is encoded by the coding sequence ATGATTCGTATTGGGCAAGGATTTGATGTGCATCAGTTAGTTGAGGGACGAGCTTGTATTATTGGTGGGGTGGAAATACCCTATGAGAAAGGGCTGTTAGGGCATTCTGATGCAGATGTTCTTTTACATGCCATAACGGATGCTATCTTAGGTGCAATTGGTAAAGGGGATATTGGAACGCATTTTCCAGATACTTCAGAGGAATTTAAAGATGCTGATAGTAAGGCATTATTGAAAGAAGTATGGAAAATGGTAAAGGATGAAGGATTTAAACTGGGAAATGTAGATGCAACGATTATTGCGCAAAAACCTAAAATGGCCCCATATATTCCACAAATGGTGTCTGTTATTTCTGGATTGTTAGAAGCCGATCCATCACAAGTGAATGTTAAAGCTACAACAACTGAAAAGCTTGGATTCAACGGTAGAGGTGAAGGGATCTCTGCTTTATCGGTTGTTTGTTTAACAAAAGATATGCTATGA